One window of the Babesia microti strain RI chromosome IV, complete genome genome contains the following:
- a CDS encoding mitochondrial ribosomal protein L46 precursor, putative (overlaps_old_locusTagID:BBM_III06410;~overlaps_old_locusTagID:BBM_III06415), translated as MLKNVSVNRTLYHDGYMIQLGLCIERQPIRYFDPLYESKFRIFRENWSIRTCNSLSLLQTKNTDRSFQINSLTDDSKVTDSFSLDNLLEQERSFIQEISAKTDTTDAVDKSNENYTDNSDQNNLKNINRLSEDRLYLIIKRNNTCNWSFPIINYNPEFTLRETLLNLCDQNLFHDFSIYFLGYSPICHIKTRDSQQNKVSKIFYYRARVIPGKNIQINSEISDYAWVNRAELKRHLDILKYKRIFQSLPLCWSDLKYA; from the exons atgcTAAAAAATGTGTCGGTAAACCGTACACTATACCATGACGGTTACATGATACAACTGGGTCTATGCATAGAACGCCAGCCTATCAGATATTTTGATCCTCTATATGAATCTAAATTTCGAATTTTTCGCGAAAACTGGTCAATACGCACTTGTAATTCCCTTTCTCTTTTacaaacaaaaaatacGGACCGATcatttcaaattaattcCCTAACTGACGATTCTAAAGTTACAGATAGCTTCAGTTTGGACAATTTGCTGGAGCAAGAAAGGTCTTTTATACAAGAAATATCCGCAAAAACAGATACAACGGACGCTGTTGATAAG TctaatgaaaattatactGATAATAGCgatcaaaataatttgaaaaacATAAATCGCTTATCGGAAGATCGTTTAtatctaataattaaacGAAACAACACTTGCAATTGGAGCTTCCCAATCATCAATTACAACCCCGAATTCACTCTTAGAGAAACTTTGCTCAATCTTTGTGACCAAAATCTTTTTCATGacttttcaatttatttccTTGGATATTCACCCATTTGTCATATCAAAACAAGAGATTCTCAACAAAATAAAGTGTCAAAG attttttattatcgTGCACGAGTAATACCTGgcaaaaatattcaaatcaACTCGGAAATCAGCGATTACGCTTGGGTAAATAGGGCAGAACTCAAAAGACATCTAGACATTTTAAAGTATAAACGCATATTCCAATCATTACCTCTTTG cTGGAGCGATTTAAAATATGCCTGA
- a CDS encoding pyruvate kinase (overlaps_old_locusTagID:BBM_III06405) — protein MNRIIKAVPDDEISKKLTKIVCTIGPASANVDKIVAMIKSGMNVCRFNFSHGTHETHYETMKLVKEAMKQVPGKHIALMIDTKGPEIRTGKLAQGDYIQLTAGQTVKITSDQSVLCTNEIISITYEHLTSSVKPGNIILMADGTISFKVISVEKDYVVGEVMNSARLSNRKNVNLPGVKVNIPVIGEKDKKDILEFGVAHNMDYIAVSFVQSANDILSVKKLIGHNSNLKIISKIENVEGLINFDEILEVSDGIMIARGDLGMEIPSEKVFIAQKMMIYKCNIAGKPVITATQMLESMIVNPRPTRAEVTDVANAVLDGSDCVMLSGETANGAFSVECVRLMSHICLEAESCTDHMSVYLNLLKAIPTPVTTQEAIVRCSVGAIYSVNASCIIALTETGKTASLLAKYKPNQLIIAICNNENVAAGLALNRGVVPIMVDSFIDSDANINHAIEFAKKNNIVVEGSTVLAVHGMVSCAPGNTDMLKILNV, from the exons ATGAATAGAATAATCAAAGCTGTTCCAGATGatgaaatatcaaaaaaacTGACTAAAATAGTCTGCACAATTGGTCCGGCCTCAGCTAATGTCGATAAAATAGTAGCAATGATTAAATCTG GCATGAACGTGTGCAGATTCAATTTTTCACATGGTACTCATGAGACTCATTATGAAACAATGAAACTTGTGAAGGAAGCTATGAAGCAGGTACCAGGAAAACACATTGCGCTAATGATAGACACTAAAGGCCCTGAAATCAGAACTGGAAAGCTAGCTCAAGGAGACTATATCCAATTGACAGCGGGACAAACCGTAAAAATTACTTCTGACCAGTCAGTGCTATGTACTAATGAGATAATTTCAATCACCTACGAGCATCTAACTTCCTCAGTCAAACCTggcaatattattttgatgGCAGACGGAACAATCTCATTCAAAGTTATCTCAGTGGAAAAAGATTATGTTGTTGGGGAGGTGATGAATTCTGCTAGACTGTCTAATAGAAAAAATGTCAACCTACCAGGTGTAAAGGTAAACATACCAGTGATTGGTGAGAAGGATAAGAAGGATATATTGGAATTTGGCGTCGCCCACAACATGGATTACATTGCAGTTTCATTTGTTCAGTCTGCTAATGACATTCTATCTGTTAAAAAACTGATTGGACacaattcaaatttgaaaattatcTCTAAGATTGAAAATGTGGAAGGActtatcaattttgacGAGATATTGGAGGTATCTGATGGAATAATGATTGCAAGAGGCGATCTTGGCATGGAAATACCATCAGAGAAGGTCTTTATTGCCcaaaaaatgatgatttacAA gtGCAACATTGCAGGTAAACCAGTAATAACTGCCACACAAATGCTAGAATCTATGATAGTAAATCCAAGACCAACAAGAGCAGAAGTGACAGATGTGGCCAATGCTGTACTTGATGGATCTGACTGTGTAATGCTATCCGGTGAAACTGCTAATGGAGCTTTCAGTGTCGAATGTGTGAGACTGATGTCCCACATTTGTCTGGAAGCCGAATCCTGCACTGATCACATGTCAGTATATTTGAACTTATTGAAGGCAATTCCTACCCCCGTTACTACACAAGAAGCAATTGTGAGATGTTCAGTTGGAGCAATATATTCTGTTAATGCATCTTGCATAATTGCTTTGACTGAAACGGGCAAAACTGCTTCTCTGCTCGCCAAGTACAAACCTAACCAGCTGATTATTGCCATATGTAATAATGAGAATGTTGCGGCGGGTTTGGCATTAAATAGGGGTGTTGTACCAATTATGGTGGATTCGTTCATTGACTCCGATGCCAACATTAACCATGCCATagaatttgccaaaaagAACAACATTGTTGTGGAAGGCAGCACTGTACTGGCTGTTCACGGCATGGTAAGTTGTGCCCCCGGCAATACAGATATGCTTAAAATTCttaatgtttaa
- a CDS encoding Short-chain dehydrogenase TIC 32 chloroplastic (overlaps_old_locusTagID:BBM_III06415) produces MPDIDFSKPVGKFKSTCFYDAILHEPLFQSVLFQFIAIAIYSLIYKIYFKYVLNMLFKDLERCVFYITFSLLHYLITVILARGKINNNNLCDVRNKVAVVTGGCKGIGLNISINLLKFGCTVIMISRDKSTAEAIIKLITDSFWTNTKLIHFVQIDLDNFQSIKNCVDVISKKFKQVDFIINNSGISVNNSKDDDKNSLLKHFNGNKVYSTNVMGHYILTEMLLPILKNNGRVINMSSFAHFYYKPESNVSSVDYIYGESKLANIHHATVLQRKFDYMNNGCMAFSCAPGISMTNLFYELNLVKNPQIANLINFIVKIFGKTQNEAAQIVLFLCMTPRDQLTGGSYYSNMKIGITSKFASDIKLQKQFYEETHALYQKLISAEADM; encoded by the exons ATGCCTGATATTGATTTTAGCAAACCAGTTGGAAAATTCAAATCCACTTGTTTTTATGATGCCATACTTCATGAACCCCTTTTCCAATCAGTTCTGTTCCAATTCATAGCAATAGCCATATATTCATTGATTTAcaagatatattttaagtatgtattaaatatgttatttaaagACCTAGAAAGATGCGTATTTTACATAACATTCTCATTGTTGCATTATCTAATCACGGTAATATTGGCTAGGGGTaagataaataataacaatttatgtGATGTACGAAACAAAGTAGCTGTCGTCACTG gTGGATGTAAGGGAATTGGattgaatatttcaattaacTTGTTGAAATTTGGCTGTACAGTGATAATGATTAGTAGGGATAAATCCACGGCAGAAGCAATTATTAAGTTAATCACTGATTCATTTTGGACAAACAC cAAGCTGATTCACTTTGTGCAAATTGATCTTGATAATTTCCAATCCATAAAGAATTGTGTAGATGTTATatccaaaaaatttaaacaagttgatttcataataaataactCAGGAATTTCCGTCAATAATTCGAAAGATGATGACAAAAATTCACTTTTAAAACATTTCAATGGGAACAAAGTATACTCAACAAATGTAATGGGTCACTATATCTTGACAGAAATGTTGTTACCTATACTGAAGAATAACGGTCGCGTTATTAATATGTCCAGCTTCGCCCACTTTTATTACAAACCTGAATCAAATGTATCCAGTGTAGATTACATTTATGGGGAGAGTAAACTGGCAAATATACACCATGCTACAGTACTTCAGAGAAAATTTGACTATATGAATAATGGCTGTATGGCATTTTCATGCGCCCCTGGAATATCCATGACCAATCTATTTTACGAACTAAACCTTGTAAAAAACCCCCAAATTGCTaacttgataaattttattgtcaaaatatttggtaAAACACAAAATGAAGCGGCCCAAATAGtactatttttatgtatGACTCCAAGGGATCAGTTAACAGGGGGCTCCTACTACAGCAACATGAAAATTGGTATAACTTCTAAGTTTGCAAGTGATATCAAACTTCAAAAG CAATTTTATGAAGAAACGCATGctttatatcaaaaattaatatctGCCGAAGCTGATATGTAG
- a CDS encoding hypothetical protein (overlaps_old_locusTagID:BBM_III06430), translating into MSIDYPRPCNDGSTDFKTQRTEQSEFDFNGIPIGFSTVGNINYNPNQNSNIPRHDDGKFVLDTSANETLKIKVTPSDGKKTVVQIIKRDDSSVLECNTLQIGAVVKNNDDIPDNYEGDGKFHLYKHLINKDKPFRRSFSPSNRVSSQSSLDDYHSRLIKKASTYSKSSNCECCLTSSAVNEHTSDPSCVNVSNQPPLLSHEIEKLYATQSISNNASFKILYNKPYAASEFDDSYLINKAESHVPEDNSLIKCVKSVISDAAKALQCFMCGEAFSTCGTNIINAFTTCSVCSMHKKTKLKPVEICPSCRSDNSFADKIVPTVSNHYEVLGPNIYRICNSPSESSILSSDYQLVPFKLKESMESDFTSINEQILIPSTSTSIDNKLIPVVNWYSPSKYLSYCTCLHKSQDNGQSINPLDGSLQNIDALNKSGSYPLSNPITPIPHQSPSNNFLSPIHTCHSPTSTSGFMAEAISMQQSISPSTTRTHLSKVDPQLIKDSLKHGSAAKVTKNIVKGIIETQQCKFDNSQHISFNKIVKYPHVLLTIDNIRNVEHIDRVLITSGNFVLNYKDLCIKGLRIPTVKLDQNYIKVVFEISPSTTAASRLLIHCGIAQKKKFYYVDLPLDLTDPAEISGDINLSLHGSTDTNELDECNKPKLTYKIRKFIQGLYYMTSLPSLQSKFQYVSLYGDQLDELVASIVNNIPSCLCSNISKQMDGSSYSYVINGIPSKLKFAGDIFVQNDYYQGKLTNYLQQSKSQIISTPMSYDVCSVPLFELPLFVNLLQNVFAEWTKFVMPAKNILFHAELITALKAHATAMIEELLIRLIEYLDGPILRPNFNKYLAPPLIHYDEDTLDIDNNNNKGLFSYLWHVDSCKSLVGNIKLVCRVDPPVIKDGRKMDSEDIPQIALVELSDVYNTADGLRIVNNVIEMEVQRILSLKNGHNDFIASIEVEIKRLMH; encoded by the coding sequence ATGTCTATCGACTATCCAAGACCTTGCAACGATGGGTCAACTGACTTTAAAACGCAGCGTACCGAACAATCTGAATTCGATTTTAATGGCATACCAATTGGTTTCAGCACTGTAGGTAATATAAACTACAACCCTAACCAAAATTCCAATATTCCACGTCATGATGatggaaaatttgttttggATACATCTGCAAATGAAACTTTGAAAATCAAGGTAACGCCATCGGATGGCAAAAAAACAGTTgttcaaattatcaaacGCGATGATAGCTCTGTATTGGAATGTAACACATTGCAGATAGGCGCCGTTGTAAAGAACAACGATGATATACCGGATAATTATGAAGGAGATGGAAAATTTCACTTGTATAAGCATCTTATAAACAAGGACAAACCATTCCGCCGTTCATTTAGTCCCAGTAACAGAGTTTCCTCTCAATCATCACTCGATGACTATCACTCACGATTAATCAAGAAAGCTTCCACTTACTCGAAATCTTCAAACTGCGAGTGTTGTTTAACAAGCAGTGCAGTTAATGAACATACTTCGGACCCTTCTTGTGTAAATGTTTCAAACCAACCTCCTTTATTATCACATGAAATAGAAAAGTTATATGCAACCCAATCTATATCCAACAACGCTAGTTTCaagatattatataataaaccATATGCGGCATCTGAATTCGATGATTCTTATTTGATTAACAAAGCAGAATCACATGTTCCTGAGGATAATTCGTTGATTAAGTGTGTCAAATCGGTAATTAGTGATGCGGCTAAGGCTTTGCAATGCTTTATGTGCGGGGAAGCATTTAGCACTTGTGgaacaaatattataaatgctTTCACCACATGTAGTGTCTGTTCAATGCATAAAAAGACCAAACTCAAACCAGTTGAAATTTGTCCTAGCTGTAGAAGTGACAACAGTTTTGctgataaaattgtaccAACTGTATCCAATCATTATGAAGTTTTGGGACCTAACATTTATCGTATATGTAATTCGCCTTCTGAATCTAGCATTTTATCATCAGACTATCAGTTAGTTCCGTTTAAACTTAAGGAGTCAATGGAGTCAGATTTTACGTCTATCAatgaacaaattttaataccAAGTACGAGCACCTCTATTGACAACAAACTGATTCCTGTGGTCAATTGGTACTCGCCCTCTAAATACTTATCATATTGTACTTGTTTACATAAGTCTCAGGATAATGGCCAATCTATCAATCCATTGGATGGGTCATTGCAAAACATAGATGCATTGAATAAATCGGGATCCTATCCTCTCAGTAATCCAATAACGCCAATTCCCCATCAATCACCATCGAACAACTTTTTATCACCGATTCACACTTGTCACTCTCCAACTTCTACATCTGGTTTCATGGCTGAGGCTATATCAATGCAGCAAAGCATATCCCCTTCCACAACTAGAACGCATTTGTCGAAAGTGGATCCGCAACTGATAAAGGATTCGTTAAAACATGGATCTGCGGCTAAAGTCACTAAAAACATTGTAAAAGGAATTATAGAAACACAGCAGTGCAAGTTTGATAATTCTCAGCATATTTCctttaacaaaattgttaagTATCCACATGTGTTGTTGACAATTGATAACATACGTAATGTTGAACACATAGACCGAGTTTTGATTACTTCTGGAAATTTTGTTCTTAACTATAAAGATTTATGTATTAAAGGATTACGGATACCTACGGTTAAGCTGGATCAGAATTACATTAAAGTAgtatttgaaatatcaCCATCAACTACTGCAGCATCTAGATTGCTAATACATTGCGGTATTGCGCAAAAGAAGAAGTTTTATTATGTAGATCTTCCTCTGGATCTAACTGATCCCGCTGAAATCTCTGGAGATATCAATCTCTCTCTACATGGTTCCACTGACACTAACGAATTAGATGAGTGTAATAAGCCCAAACTCACTTATAAGATTAGGAAATTTATACAAGGTCTCTATTATATGACTTCACTACCTTCACTacaatcaaaatttcaatatgtTTCTCTCTATGGAGACCAATTGGATGAACTTGTTGCATCAATTGTAAACAACATACCATCTTGCTTGTGTAGTAACATTTCCAAGCAAATGGACGGATCTTCTTATTCATACGTCATCAATGGTATACCTAGCAAACTTAAATTTGCCGGagatatttttgttcaGAATGATTACTACCAGGGAAAGCTCACAAATTATCTCCAACAATCTAAATCTCAAATTATCAGCACTCCAATGTCCTATGATGTTTGCTCCGTTCCCTTATTTGAACTGccattatttgtaaatttgttgcaaaaCGTTTTTGCTGAGTGGactaaatttgttatgCCAGCCAAAAACATTCTATTCCATGCTGAGTTAATTACTGCGCTCAAAGCTCATGCAACTGCTATGATTGAAGAACTTTTGATCAGGCTGATTGAGTATTTGGACGGTCCAATTCTTCGtccaaattttaataaatatttagcgCCTCCTCTCATCCATTATGATGAAGATACCCTTGATATAGAtaacaataataacaaaGGTTTGTTTAGTTACTTGTGGCATGTGGACTCGTGCAAGAGTTTGGTGGGGAATATAAAGTTAGTATGCAGGGTTGATCCTCCTGTCATCAAAGATGGACGCAAGATGGACAGCGAAGATATTCCCCAAATTGCGCTGGTGGAATTATCGGACGTGTATAATACAGCAGATGGACTGAGGATAGTTAATAATGTCATTGAAATGGAGGTGCAGAGGATATTATCGTTGAAAAATGGACATAATGACTTTATTGCGTCAATTGAAGTAGAAATTAAGCGACTCATGCATTAA
- a CDS encoding hypothetical protein (overlaps_old_locusTagID:BBM_III06425): protein MLYNKDGYCYTQNYNINPYANKYIANYNFGALTHKDMVQQEPLSTGLLDNFASTNSTIDGDSPLAESDVSITPDGTRAPANRRDPIYTAVPGLKWKSKSKKWVVRWDNPITNRRVYKYFSGQRYGFIGAHKRAAYYLEFLNASVGKGTVSSGENPFCRRNEGPPKGKSNKGLQRKYRQGSHYQNRTACNKPSDYQYSNASGRTYSMNNNNINEMTGGMMEILSVDNLSNPLVTDVQYIHQGNAGGADNNLDKRLFTDYTEMFNNWKSHTASQYSGEQHTGEQNVGSIGMLNYPTYVYNPQNYLNQFSEYDVDERYYQPLPYLDQVSQPNSHYQQTSNEPQQLVDVLNIDNQRKFDPINCKSTCAADKDTSYQTPIQSSDYLNYSNTECCQTPFERQLPNAYNNMFDNMDYYSMEDLNNKSTDNLLQNISANWTCRSDNQGICCTKVQNNGGNCNIGNSNADCSDKLGKRGNCSNCDVNWKVSKRTNQ, encoded by the coding sequence ATGTTGTATAATAAGGACGGTTACTGCTACACCCAAAACTATAATATAAACCCTTATGCCAACAaatatatcgcaaattacaattttggtgCGTTGACACATAAAGATATGGTGCAGCAAGAGCCTTTATCTACTGGCTTGCTGGACAACTTTGCCAGTACTAATTCCACTATCGACGGAGATTCGCCTCTGGCTGAATCTGACGTTAGCATAACACCAGACGGTACTAGAGCTCCGGCAAATCGTCGAGACCCAATTTATACTGCAGTTCCAGGTCTTAAGTGGAAGTCCAAGAGTAAGAAGTGGGTTGTGAGATGGGATAACCCGATTACCAATAGGCGtgtttacaaatatttctcGGGACAAAGATATGGATTTATTGGTGCTCACAAGCGCGCTGCTTATTATTTGGAGTTTTTAAATGCGTCGGTTGGCAAGGGTACCGTTTCTAGTGGTGAAAATCCTTTTTGTAGGCGAAATGAAGGACCACCTAAGGGAAAATCAAATAAGGGGTTGCAAAGAAAGTATAGACAAGGCTCTCACTATCAAAATAGAACAGCTTGCAATAAACCATCTGATTATCAATACTCTAATGCTTCTGGACGGACATATAGCatgaataataataatatcaatgaaATGACCGGCGGAATGATGGAAATACTTTCAGTTGACAATTTGTCCAACCCACTAGTTACGGATGTACAGTATATACACCAAGGAAATGCTGGTGGTGCTGATAATAATCTAGATAAAAGACTTTTTACTGATTATACAGAAATGTTCAATAACTGGAAGTCTCACACTGCTTCACAGTACTCTGGTGAACAACACACGGGTGAACAAAATGTTGGAAGCATTGGCATGCTTAATTATCCCACATACGTTTATAACCCACAAAACTACttaaatcaatttagtGAGTATGATGTTGACGAAAGATATTACCAACCTCTTCCATACCTTGATCAGGTTAGTCAACCCAATTCGCATTATCAACAAACCAGTAATGAACCACAGCAATTGGTCGATGTGTTGAATATAGATAATCAGAGAAAATTCGATCctattaattgtaaatcaACATGCGCTGCAGATAAAGATACCAGTTATCAGACACCAATCCAATCCAGCgattatttgaattattcAAATACTGAATGTTGTCAGACGCCATTTGAACGCCAACTGCCTAATGCCTACAACAATATGTTTGACAATATGGACTATTATAGCATGGAAGATCTTAACAATAAATCTACAGACAATTTGTTGCAGAATATTTCTGCCAATTGGACTTGTAGATCTGATAATCAGGGAATATGTTGTACAAAAGTGCAGAATAATGGTGGGAATTGTAATATCGGCAACAGTAATGCTGATTGCAGTGATAAACTAGGTAAAAGAGGAAATTGTAGTAATTGTGATGTGAATTGGAAAGTATCAAAACGCACCAATCAGTAA
- a CDS encoding conserved Plasmodium protein, unknown function (overlaps_old_locusTagID:BBM_III06430): MIPGSPYTTQYPNFIWRWLKSTRKGKDLFAPLFYILNKTKLYDHVLKHNNRYWMFIMAGGCLSSYTLSETCNNIWKSINKGKLVADLPYTYPVED, encoded by the exons ATGATCCCCGGTAGCCCTTATACTACCCAGTACCCAAATTTCATTTGGCGTTGGCTCAAGTCTACCAGAAAGGGTAAAGACCTTTTTGCACCtttattttacattttaaataaaacCAA ATTATATGACCACGTGCTCAAGCACAACAATAGATATTGGATGTTTATAATGGCAGGGGGGTGTTTATCGTCTTACACACTGAGCGAGACttgtaacaatatttggaaaagtaTTAACAAGGGA AAGCTAGTAGCGGATCTGCCCTATACTTATCCAGTCGAAGATTAA
- a CDS encoding exosome complex component RRP43 (overlaps_old_locusTagID:BBM_III06420), with the protein MVRLVSDVKCEPINYSNIPEYLKSKLKQSKRSDGRSFLDYRKPNFTIFNLEHPNNSLCGILLSAATITAGSNSLNVRIFASANYSSQKSPVITTVEFNKLDEDEIADIAGHNLNYGFWIGTMIDNIITTLIGEQLEQHLPFEEKIITCYWSLNVVINFDSYDGNGLDWSVFATNIALKNIKFPIISLNSEGKFITHQHQCGSKIELKLPAMTFCITYCKIGDCVIIDPTLLEECHGNSFTIVLCTNDTNKYQVVYYNNTELGAFNEGLDEGQLDVAQQVIKLLSIL; encoded by the coding sequence atgGTAAGATTGGTCTCTGATGTGAAATGTGaaccaattaattattcaaatatcCCAGAATACCTCAAATCTAAGTTAAAACAATCAAAAAGGTCAGATGGTAGATCTTTTCTCGATTATCGCAAACCAAATTTCACTATTTTCAACTTGGAACATCCAAATAACTCGCTTTGTGGCATTCTATTATCAGCTGCGACCATAACTGCGGGTTCTAATAGTTTGAATGTTAGAATTTTTGCGTCAGCAAATTATTCATCTCAAAAATCTCCAGTAATCACAACTGTTGAATTCAACAAACTTGATGAAGATGAGATTGCAGATATTGCTGGTCATAACTTGAACTATGGATTTTGGATTGGTACTATGATTGacaatattattactaCATTGATTGGAGAACAACTAGAACAACATTTGCCGTTTGaggaaaaaattataactTGCTATTGGTCACTGAACgttgtgattaattttgattCTTATGATGGAAATGGCCTAGATTGGAGTGTATTCGCCACAAATATCGCATTAAAGAATAttaaatttccaattatatcattaaatagCGAAggaaaatttatcactcaTCAACATCAGTGTGGTAgcaaaattgaattaaaattgccagCCATGACTTTTTGCATCACTTACTGTAAAATTGGAGATTGTGTTATCATAGATCCCACTCTTCTAGAAGAATGTCATGGCAACAGTTTTACAATAGTGCTCTGCACAAATGatactaataaatatcaaGTTGTATACTATAATAATACAGAATTAGGCGCATTCAATGAAGGTTTAGACGAAGGGCAACTGGATGTAGCACAACAagttattaaattattatcaatattgtaA